A single window of Desulfomicrobium macestii DNA harbors:
- the ade gene encoding adenine deaminase: MPMNSLLHAARGETPVDLLIRNCQVVNVLSGEIHPGSVGVKNGVVVGFGEYDALDVVDACGRHLCPGLVEGHIHIESTLLDPVRFAQVAASHGTAVVVCDPHELANVLGLDGIRWLLEITRDLPLDIRCMMPSCVPATHLETAGALITAQDIAAMFKEYPDRILGLAEMMNYPGVLYQDPQVMGKLFAAGDRPIDGHAPGLSGFDLNAYVLAGPGSDHEACHLEEALEKLRAGMHVMIREGSSEKNLFDLLPLINDFNSQNCSLVTDDRHCDDLLRDGHLDHTIRLAVSRGLAPMRAIQMASINTARYFGLRRRGAVAPGYRADFVLLDDLESFSIFQAYLGGRAISPQSWRPASTERVVTKSVHLGEMKSSCLDMPAPAAGKKVRVIRTIPGQIVTGMDLVEPLVRDGMIMADPDADVVKLAVFERHRSSGGVGLGLVRGLGLKSGAIAGTVAHDSHNLIVAGVSDSDMILAMRALADCGGGFVCVRDGWVLNLVPLPLAGLMSDEDPETVAAGLDHLNASARELGCPENINPFMQLSFLSLPVIPRLRLTDRGLVDVEAFAFTSLSE, from the coding sequence ATGCCCATGAACAGCCTTTTACATGCCGCCCGAGGCGAGACCCCGGTGGATCTGCTGATCCGAAACTGTCAGGTGGTCAACGTCCTCTCCGGGGAAATCCATCCCGGCAGCGTTGGCGTGAAGAACGGAGTGGTGGTCGGATTTGGCGAATACGACGCCCTTGATGTCGTCGATGCCTGCGGGCGCCATCTGTGCCCGGGCCTGGTCGAAGGGCACATCCACATCGAGTCCACCCTGCTCGATCCTGTCCGGTTCGCGCAGGTGGCGGCTTCCCACGGCACGGCCGTGGTCGTCTGCGATCCGCACGAGCTGGCCAATGTTCTGGGACTGGACGGGATCAGGTGGCTTCTTGAGATCACCCGCGACCTGCCCCTCGATATCCGCTGCATGATGCCTTCCTGCGTTCCGGCCACGCATCTGGAGACCGCCGGGGCGCTCATCACCGCCCAGGACATCGCGGCCATGTTCAAGGAATATCCGGACCGCATTCTGGGGCTGGCGGAGATGATGAACTATCCCGGAGTACTCTACCAGGACCCTCAGGTCATGGGCAAGCTCTTCGCGGCCGGAGACCGTCCCATTGACGGGCACGCTCCGGGTCTGTCCGGATTCGACCTCAACGCCTACGTCCTGGCCGGACCCGGCAGCGATCACGAGGCCTGCCATCTGGAGGAGGCCCTGGAAAAATTGCGCGCAGGCATGCACGTCATGATCCGCGAGGGCAGCTCCGAAAAGAACCTGTTCGACCTCCTGCCGCTCATCAACGACTTCAACAGTCAGAACTGCTCCCTGGTCACCGACGACCGCCACTGCGACGATCTGCTGCGGGACGGACACCTGGACCACACCATTCGGCTGGCCGTGAGCCGGGGCCTTGCGCCCATGCGGGCCATCCAGATGGCCTCCATCAACACCGCGCGCTATTTCGGCCTGCGCCGCAGGGGGGCCGTGGCGCCGGGCTACCGGGCCGATTTCGTGCTGCTCGACGACCTTGAATCCTTCTCCATTTTTCAGGCCTACCTCGGCGGCCGGGCCATCAGTCCCCAATCCTGGCGGCCCGCCTCCACGGAACGCGTCGTGACAAAAAGCGTGCACCTGGGGGAGATGAAATCCTCCTGCCTCGACATGCCCGCCCCGGCCGCCGGGAAGAAAGTTCGCGTCATCCGCACGATTCCTGGACAGATCGTGACCGGGATGGACCTGGTCGAGCCTCTGGTCCGCGATGGCATGATCATGGCGGACCCGGATGCCGACGTGGTCAAGCTGGCCGTCTTCGAGCGGCATCGCAGCAGCGGCGGGGTCGGGCTCGGGCTGGTGCGGGGCCTCGGGCTCAAGAGCGGCGCCATCGCCGGCACCGTGGCCCACGATTCCCACAATCTGATCGTGGCGGGCGTCTCGGACAGCGACATGATCCTGGCCATGCGCGCCCTGGCCGACTGCGGCGGCGGATTTGTCTGCGTGCGCGACGGCTGGGTGCTCAATCTGGTGCCCCTGCCCCTGGCCGGGCTCATGAGCGATGAGGATCCCGAAACGGTCGCGGCCGGGCTGGATCACCTGAACGCCAGCGCCCGGGAACTCGGCTGCCCGGAGAACATCAACCCCTTCATGCAGCTCTCCTTCCTTTCCCTGCCGGTCATTCCCCGTCTGCGCCTGACGGACAGGGGACTGGTGGACGTGGAGGCTTTTGCTTTCACCTCGTTGTCTGAATAA